The DNA window GCTTAAAATCGAGTTTGTGGGCAAACACATCACTGTTTTCGGCCATCTGGTGCATGCGTTGGGTCTGGATTCCGTATTCGAACCGATCCAGTAACTTGCTGTAGTTGGCCACCAGTTCATCGAAATACACCACCACGTTATCGATTGACTCTTCGATCACCCTAAGTTGCTTCTGCTGTGCCTCCAGTTTGGTGATCTCTTCACTTACACGCGTGCGCTCCTGCTTGGCACGCTCGAGCGACTCTTTGGCTTCCTTACGCGAGAAGAAGCCGAGGGTCAGCACCATACCTAGTTTATCCAACAGGCCCATCTGGTTAAAATCAATCAACATGATCTCGGATTTCGCCCTGACACCACGCTGCGGTTTGATCTCCAGGATGCGGTCATCGAACAGCTCTTCAAAAGGCTGCCCCTTAACCGTAACGTTGTGTATGCGCTTTGATACCTTGATAAAACGCTCGAAGTGGATCGCGTAAATGTCCTGTTTCTGGCGGTTGATCTGGCTGATCTTAGTCTCAATACTAGCGGATATCTGCCTGACTTCTTGCTCGTAAATCTGCTTGGCATCGGCAAACCGTTTTTCCGTTTCGGCCATGATTGATTCCGCTTCATCGGCATAGTGCTTACCGGTAAAGGCGTTCCACACCTTAGAACACGTCTGCTTTACAGCATCTTTAGCTTTCGATGCGATATTTTTTGCCGCACTATATGCAATTGAACACAAACTTCCTAATCTGCTAAAAAATCCCATACATTATTCCTTATCAATCATGGCGTAGCCTTCCGCCACCATATCGCTCATGGCGCTCACCCAACGCTGCATTTTCTTCACTTCATAGCTGTCGATCGACAGCGCGTCGCTGAGCTTGTCCATAAACGCCTCTTCCTCGGTGCACACTTCACCGTCGGCCAACAGGATCCCGAAAAGTTCAACCAGTATGATACGCTTACTCTTCCCTTTTGATTTTGCCACCACTTTGATCACGGACTCAATGTTGTCCTGCTTGGTCAGGGCATGATCCGTCAGACCACATTCCTGCACAAACGACTGAAAAATCATCTGCTCTTCGGCCTTATGCTCACCGTCCAACCCCATGGCGTATTTAGCCAGTTCTAGGAAGTTCTTCTTCTCGCCAATATTCAGTTCAGATAAGTACATGTGTTGTCCCCAATAATTAGTACGCTGTTTCTAGTTTTTGTTTTTCGTTGCCTTCCGGATCATAGACAGTCTCAATACGCTTACTGATTTCGCCGGCATCGTCATACAGGTATTCAAACACCAGGTTTCCGGCCTGATCGAATTCGCAGCCCCGCACCGGTTTTCCGTCATCATTAAACGTCATCTGGTATTTTAGCTGGGTACCAGCAAAGGTATCACTGCTGCGTTTTTTGCCGTTTTCATAGTAAATTTGCGTCACCTGGCCGGAGTGCTTGTCCTCGATCTGGGTCACTTTGCAATCGCCTAGCCGCTTGACGAAATCGTCCGTGTCAATTGTCAGCTCCTGATGTCTGGCCAGTTCATTGGTCAGGCTGACTAAGTTATCGGCCCGTAACTGTTGGATCTGGGTGGTTAACTGCTCAAGCTGGGCAATACCGGCCTGCTTGGCCGCAAAATCGCGCTTCTCATCCAACTGCTGAAGCGTTTGCAGCAAGGCTTTCAGGCTGCTGTGGGACTGGCCCACCAGCTTCTGCACGTGGATTAACTCTTCGCTCTGTTTTTTCGCCAATGACCTAGCACTTTCCGCCTGGGTGCGTGCCAACTCAGAGTGCAGGTGACGGCTTTCCTGATGCTGTTCCTGGCTCAATGCATGCAGAGCCTCGATCTGCCTTTGCTGCTCTGCAGTCTGCTGCGCGATCAGGCCATCGGTTCTCTCTTGGTTGCTTTGCATCGCAGACAAGCTGGCCCCGGTGCTGGTGTGCTGTTCCTGCAACTTTTGCTCCAGCGCCAGCGCTGCACCTTTTAGCTCAGCCTCGGTCGCGGCAAGTTGTGAAGAGAGCTGAGTCAGCTCGCTCACCACTTCTTTCTCCGCCGCAGACAAGCGCGCGACCACTTGTGCGCCCTGCTGGTTAACTTCAGCAGTAACGTGCTGGATGATGTCGCCCGCAGCGGTTTTCATCACGCTGAGCAACTGGTCCGTTTTATCGCTGAGTTGTTGGCCGAGCTCACCAGCCTGCCTGTCCATTTGCGTACTGTGCTGATCAAACCGGGCATTGACCCGCTCAGCTTCATCGAGTGCCCATTGCTGCATCTGATGCTTTTTGTTGATGGAGATAGCTTGCAGTAGCACGATCAAGCCAGCACAGCCAACCAATGTCCAAAATAGTAGCTCTAACGTAATTTCCATTATTGTTCCCTTAAACAGGTTTTTAGTTTGTTATTAAGTATCAGGAGACCGATGCTATCGGCTGGATCTCGATATCCCAAATATTGTCGCCGAAACTGTTGAGCCACTTTTTCAGGTAGAGCGAATCAATCACACTCGCGCTGATATGCAGCGAATCATCACGCTCTACGACTTGCTGGTCCGGTGACAGTGGTGTTTCGCGCAGAAAGTAACCATCAGACTTGGTGATGCAGAACTGTAGTCGGCACTGTTGACCTTCGCCAAAACCAAACCTTCCGTCCGCATCGTATTTTGCCAGGTCAAAATCCTCCGGCCGGTTAAAGGTGAAGGTGGACAAGTGCGCGCTGGTCACCCGGTGGATGGCTAAAGTTCGCTCATTCGTGTAACCTTCAAAACGACAGACTAGGTAAAGTCGGTTGCCCTGCTGCGCGATGCCAAGTGGCATGACGGTCGCTTTTTTCGGTTCGTCTTTGCTGTTGGTGTATTCCAGACTCAGCCACCGGTCTTCGTACAGACCCTGGCTGATGCTCCTAAGTACTTCCTCGTCCAGATGTGGGGCGAGCAGAGGCTGGGTTTCACTCACAACTCTGACCTTTTTCAGCCAGTTTCGCTCTTTTTTGTTAGGTGAAGTCAGATTAAGCTGGTAGTCCGCCTCATGAAAGAACCCGTCCATGGCAGCCAACACCCTGCTAGGCAAAAGGCCCGTCAGGTATTCCCGCGCTAGGTGAAACAGCAGGGATTCCTGTGCTGACAGGGTCGGTAGACTGAGTACTGCGTTGGTTTGGGTCAGCTTATAGCCATAAGGTTTGCTCTTGTCATTACGGTCAAGGTTAAACTGCTCTGATAAGGTTTCCATGATCCTCTGTAAGGTTCGAATATCACGCTCAATGCCCACCTCAGCCAACTGACTCTTTAGCTCTTTAACCGTTATGTACCTAGACTTTGGAATGCGCTTAAGGATTTCAAGGGCTAGATTCAGAGATTCATTCAGAGATGACTTTTTTTTCATTTTAAGCTCATTTGGATATTGCATCTCGTGCGTCGGATGGCAAAAACTATCACAAAGCCGCTATGCATTGCGTGATTTAAGCCAGATTTATATCAGGATTTTTTGATAGAAAACATAATCATATCGTTTATGAAAATTTTACCGCTAGCTACGTCAGAATATGTCGGATACCAAAAAGAAGTCATCATCATCCAATTTCAGAATACATGGCCAACTGAAAATTAATGACTTCGATAAACATAATGCCGCATTAAAGTGTAACGTACGTTTGCCATACTTTAAGCGAAGTGAGGCCTGCAAGCGTACACGTAAGGAATTACTCTTCAATGCATATTATGCCTTTTGCTCACTGTAGACATTGGGTTGCCAAATCTGCATCAATACTTCAGGATTTTCTATAGGTCTGAAACCATATTGTGCATACAATCCATGCGCATCTCTCGTGGCTAACACCATTCGACGCAAACCCTGCACATCTGGGTGCGTTACTACCGATGCTATTAAGCTCTTACTCAAACCCTTACCACGACTATCTTCAACAATGAACACATCTGCCAAGTAGGCAAATGTGGCTTTATCTGTGATGAGGCGTGCAAAACCAACTTGCTTGCCAGTTCTTTCTAAAACACCAAAGCAGAGCGAGTTATCCAACGCCTTCTGCAAAGTATCTTTGGGGATATCTTTAGCCCAATAACTTTGAGAGATAAATCGGTAAATAACCTCAAAATCAAAATCATCTTGATTTGTACTGATTCTATATTCTTCCACTGAATTTCACTCCTTTGACATAATTAAGTGGGTGAAACGTCTGCACTGCTCTCTTCAAGTCTATCGACGCTTCTTCTACTACTAAGATTTACACCTTCTACTGCTCAACTTTAAACTTCGCCATCAACGCGCTCAATTGCTGATTCACTTCTACTAGTCTGAGTGTTTCCTCTTCAATTTCAACACCTGATGATTTAAGTGCATTTACAATATCGTTAATTTTGGTGATGTTACGACCAATTTCTTGTGTAACGCTACTCTGCTCTTCAGCCGATGTTGCTATTTGCATGCTGGCGTCATTAATGTGTGTTACCAACTCTGCAACATGGGAAACATTCGCTTCCAAGGCATGAGCACTAGAATCCGCCTTTTGGCAACACACTTTGGTACTTTCCATTGAAGCAACCATCAGATGACTGCTGTTTAACAGCTCATTTAACGCTTGCTCAATTTCCTCTGTGCTGGATTTTGTTCGTCCCGCGAGATTTCTAACTTCATCCGCCACCACCGCAAATCCCCGTCCTTGCTCACCCGCCCTAGCAGCTTCGATGGCCGCATTCAAGGCAAGCAGATTAGTCTGCTCAGCAATATCACTGATGACCGTTAAAATAGAGTGGATACCTTGTGATTTACCGTTCATCTCTTCCACACGCTCGACGGCCACATCAACCTCTCTACGCAATGAACTCATGTTGTTTTTTGACTGTCTAATACTTTGAGAGGCATCACGCCCCAACTCTTCTGCTTTCTGTGTCAGTTGCGCGGTTGTCGCAGCACTCTGAGCAACCGCTTCCGCAGTGGAGTTCATCTCTTCAATTGCAGCGGCAATTTGCTCTGTTTCGGAAGCGTGCTCTGTGAGGCGCAGAGCGCTCTGTTGGGACTGAGTGGCAAGCGTGTCAATGCGGCTTTCAAGCGCCTTAGACAAGGTTTTTACCTCTAAGAACATCGTTTGTAGCTGTGCGATAAACCCATTGATACCAGTAGCTATCCGTCCAAGATCATCGTTTGACGTTACTGGGATCCGATTGGTTAAATCACCATTCCCCATAGCGAGGCTTTCAATGACATCCCTAAGGGCTAGGACAGGTTGGTATAAGCGATGGAAGAGCAATGACAAAACAACGAGTGCAGACAGGACACTAATCGCGACACTGAGAGTAAGGTCGGATTCCAATTCTCCTAACTCTTGGAATGCAATTGCTTCATCAACTCCTACACCTAGGTACCATGTTTTATCCGCCACTTGGAATCTGTGAGAAAAGAACAGCTTTTTTTTACCATCCAATTCGTAAGACTGAACACCGGAAGGCATTCTTACAGCATTCAGCGCAGTATCCCTGAATCCATTAAGATCCCTTGCCTTTTCGCCATTTTTAATGACGGGTGAAGATGAAGCAAGTATCGTCGTATCACTATCCATCATAACAGCAACTGCGCCAGGTATTTCGCTCACGCGATTGACAATCTGGTTGAGAAAATCCAGAGTCAAGTCAGAAGAAATTGTGCCGTCGTATGTTTTTTCAACAAAACTAATCCAAATCACACCATCAGAAGCAACATACGGTTCTGTTACAGAAACCTGTGATTTCCTTTGAGCCAGTTGGTACCACTCACGTGTCGTAACATCGCCATTATATTTGTGGT is part of the Vibrio cidicii genome and encodes:
- a CDS encoding DNA repair protein translates to MWNAFTGKHYADEAESIMAETEKRFADAKQIYEQEVRQISASIETKISQINRQKQDIYAIHFERFIKVSKRIHNVTVKGQPFEELFDDRILEIKPQRGVRAKSEIMLIDFNQMGLLDKLGMVLTLGFFSRKEAKESLERAKQERTRVSEEITKLEAQQKQLRVIEESIDNVVVYFDELVANYSKLLDRFEYGIQTQRMHQMAENSDVFAHKLDFKRLPIVHLEEFRALFNLSIVLKQMANLGYLSESGEFIAADSEKAKAVYEMSQSHSLCA
- a CDS encoding methyl-accepting chemotaxis protein, with product MKKGFFGFKGILLGAMACLLTTALIVSAWIGYSETREIVVENVERYFTDYTRQQAITAENYFGQKTRSISKVAKHYKARPFPENYIEQTKLLASAMDIDSVVISLDNGNAYWNQTANTWPNHKYNGDVTTREWYQLAQRKSQVSVTEPYVASDGVIWISFVEKTYDGTISSDLTLDFLNQIVNRVSEIPGAVAVMMDSDTTILASSSPVIKNGEKARDLNGFRDTALNAVRMPSGVQSYELDGKKKLFFSHRFQVADKTWYLGVGVDEAIAFQELGELESDLTLSVAISVLSALVVLSLLFHRLYQPVLALRDVIESLAMGNGDLTNRIPVTSNDDLGRIATGINGFIAQLQTMFLEVKTLSKALESRIDTLATQSQQSALRLTEHASETEQIAAAIEEMNSTAEAVAQSAATTAQLTQKAEELGRDASQSIRQSKNNMSSLRREVDVAVERVEEMNGKSQGIHSILTVISDIAEQTNLLALNAAIEAARAGEQGRGFAVVADEVRNLAGRTKSSTEEIEQALNELLNSSHLMVASMESTKVCCQKADSSAHALEANVSHVAELVTHINDASMQIATSAEEQSSVTQEIGRNITKINDIVNALKSSGVEIEEETLRLVEVNQQLSALMAKFKVEQ
- a CDS encoding WYL domain-containing protein — protein: MKKKSSLNESLNLALEILKRIPKSRYITVKELKSQLAEVGIERDIRTLQRIMETLSEQFNLDRNDKSKPYGYKLTQTNAVLSLPTLSAQESLLFHLAREYLTGLLPSRVLAAMDGFFHEADYQLNLTSPNKKERNWLKKVRVVSETQPLLAPHLDEEVLRSISQGLYEDRWLSLEYTNSKDEPKKATVMPLGIAQQGNRLYLVCRFEGYTNERTLAIHRVTSAHLSTFTFNRPEDFDLAKYDADGRFGFGEGQQCRLQFCITKSDGYFLRETPLSPDQQVVERDDSLHISASVIDSLYLKKWLNSFGDNIWDIEIQPIASVS
- a CDS encoding GNAT family N-acetyltransferase translates to MEEYRISTNQDDFDFEVIYRFISQSYWAKDIPKDTLQKALDNSLCFGVLERTGKQVGFARLITDKATFAYLADVFIVEDSRGKGLSKSLIASVVTHPDVQGLRRMVLATRDAHGLYAQYGFRPIENPEVLMQIWQPNVYSEQKA
- a CDS encoding chemotaxis protein, coding for MEITLELLFWTLVGCAGLIVLLQAISINKKHQMQQWALDEAERVNARFDQHSTQMDRQAGELGQQLSDKTDQLLSVMKTAAGDIIQHVTAEVNQQGAQVVARLSAAEKEVVSELTQLSSQLAATEAELKGAALALEQKLQEQHTSTGASLSAMQSNQERTDGLIAQQTAEQQRQIEALHALSQEQHQESRHLHSELARTQAESARSLAKKQSEELIHVQKLVGQSHSSLKALLQTLQQLDEKRDFAAKQAGIAQLEQLTTQIQQLRADNLVSLTNELARHQELTIDTDDFVKRLGDCKVTQIEDKHSGQVTQIYYENGKKRSSDTFAGTQLKYQMTFNDDGKPVRGCEFDQAGNLVFEYLYDDAGEISKRIETVYDPEGNEKQKLETAY
- a CDS encoding TerB family tellurite resistance protein produces the protein MYLSELNIGEKKNFLELAKYAMGLDGEHKAEEQMIFQSFVQECGLTDHALTKQDNIESVIKVVAKSKGKSKRIILVELFGILLADGEVCTEEEAFMDKLSDALSIDSYEVKKMQRWVSAMSDMVAEGYAMIDKE